A region from the Rosa rugosa chromosome 6, drRosRugo1.1, whole genome shotgun sequence genome encodes:
- the LOC133714752 gene encoding metal tolerance protein 1-like isoform X1: MMESENTQHSQIIEIHGDAPGEETSVGGSKICGEAPCGLSDVGPHSKDSKERSTAMRKLLIAVVLCVLFMGVEVFGGIEANSLAILTDAAHLLSDVAAFAISLFSLWAAGWETTPRQSYGFFRIEILGALVSIQLIWLLAGILVYEAIVRMINNTSNVNGFLMFLVAAFGLVVNIGMAVLLGHDHGHDHGHGHGHGHSHGHGHGHGHGHDDHDHHSHGITFSTHHHHHEEHSNDEHHHDHEEHSHDEHLHSHDDHKHNGADEGHAHEPLLNKPKDGHGQKKQRNINVQGAYLHVLGDLVQSIGVMIGGAIIWYKPEWKIVDLICTLIFSVIVLGTTFKMIRNILDVLMESTPREIDATKLEKGLLEMGEVVEIHELHIWAITVGKVLLACHVKIRPEANADMVLDKVIDYIRREHNISHVTIQVER, translated from the exons ATG atGGAATCAGAGAATACACAACATTCCCAGATTATTGAGATCCATGGAGATGCTCCTGGTGAAGAGACGAGTGTGGGTGGGAGTAAGATTTGTGGGGAAGCACCGTGTGGACTGTCGGATGTTGGACCACATTCTAAAGATTCCAAAGAACGATCAACTGCCATGCGCAAGCTCTTGATAGCAGTGGTACTCTGTGTTCTCTTCATGggtgttgaagtgtttggtggCATTGAAGCCAATAGCTTAGCAATATTGACTGATGCAGCACATTTGCTCTCTGATGTTGCAGCCTTTGCCATCTCCTTGTTCTCCTTGTGGGCTGCTGGCTGGGAAACCACTCCCCGTCAGTCTTACGGCTTTTTCAGGATTGAGATTCTCGGTGCTTTGGTTTCTATCCAACTCATATGGTTGCTTGCTGGGATATTGGTGTATGAAGCCATTGTTAGAATGATTAATAACACATCTAACGTGAATGGTTTTCTGATGTTTCTTGTTGCtgcatttggtctagtggttaATATTGGCATGGCTGTACTGTTAGGCCATGATCATGGTCATGATCATGGTCATGGTCATGGTCATGGCCACAGCCATGGACATGGTCATGGCCACGGCCATGGACATgatgatcatgatcatcacagCCATGGAATTACATTTtctactcatcatcatcaccatgaGGAACACTCGAATGACGAGCACCATCATGATCATGAAGAACACTCGCATGATGAACACCTTCACAGTCATGATGATCATAAACACAATGGTGCTGATGAAGGTCATGCTCATGAGCCACTCTTGAACAAGCCAAAAGACGGGCATGGCCAGAAGAAGCAACGGAACATAAACGTGCAGGGAGCTTACCTTCATGTTCTTGGGGACTTGGTTCAAAGTATCGGTGTAATGATTGGTGGGGCCATCATATGGTACAAGCCGGAATGGAAGATAGTTGATTTGATTTGCACCCTAATATTTTCTGTTATTGTTTTGGGGACAACTTTCAAGATGATAAGGAACATACTCGATGTACTAATGGAGAGCACACCAAGGGAGATTGATGCAACAAAACTTGAGAAGGGGCTGTTGGAGATGGGAGAAGTGGTGGAAATCCATGAGCTGCATATATGGGCAATCACAGTTGGGAAAGTCCTGCTGGCTTGCCATGTGAAAATCAGACCTGAAGCAAATGCAGATATGGTGCTGGACAAAGTGATTGATTATATCAGAAGGGAGCACAACATCAGCCATGTGACTATACAAGTTGAGCGTTAA
- the LOC133714752 gene encoding metal tolerance protein 1-like isoform X2, with protein sequence MESENTQHSQIIEIHGDAPGEETSVGGSKICGEAPCGLSDVGPHSKDSKERSTAMRKLLIAVVLCVLFMGVEVFGGIEANSLAILTDAAHLLSDVAAFAISLFSLWAAGWETTPRQSYGFFRIEILGALVSIQLIWLLAGILVYEAIVRMINNTSNVNGFLMFLVAAFGLVVNIGMAVLLGHDHGHDHGHGHGHGHSHGHGHGHGHGHDDHDHHSHGITFSTHHHHHEEHSNDEHHHDHEEHSHDEHLHSHDDHKHNGADEGHAHEPLLNKPKDGHGQKKQRNINVQGAYLHVLGDLVQSIGVMIGGAIIWYKPEWKIVDLICTLIFSVIVLGTTFKMIRNILDVLMESTPREIDATKLEKGLLEMGEVVEIHELHIWAITVGKVLLACHVKIRPEANADMVLDKVIDYIRREHNISHVTIQVER encoded by the coding sequence atGGAATCAGAGAATACACAACATTCCCAGATTATTGAGATCCATGGAGATGCTCCTGGTGAAGAGACGAGTGTGGGTGGGAGTAAGATTTGTGGGGAAGCACCGTGTGGACTGTCGGATGTTGGACCACATTCTAAAGATTCCAAAGAACGATCAACTGCCATGCGCAAGCTCTTGATAGCAGTGGTACTCTGTGTTCTCTTCATGggtgttgaagtgtttggtggCATTGAAGCCAATAGCTTAGCAATATTGACTGATGCAGCACATTTGCTCTCTGATGTTGCAGCCTTTGCCATCTCCTTGTTCTCCTTGTGGGCTGCTGGCTGGGAAACCACTCCCCGTCAGTCTTACGGCTTTTTCAGGATTGAGATTCTCGGTGCTTTGGTTTCTATCCAACTCATATGGTTGCTTGCTGGGATATTGGTGTATGAAGCCATTGTTAGAATGATTAATAACACATCTAACGTGAATGGTTTTCTGATGTTTCTTGTTGCtgcatttggtctagtggttaATATTGGCATGGCTGTACTGTTAGGCCATGATCATGGTCATGATCATGGTCATGGTCATGGTCATGGCCACAGCCATGGACATGGTCATGGCCACGGCCATGGACATgatgatcatgatcatcacagCCATGGAATTACATTTtctactcatcatcatcaccatgaGGAACACTCGAATGACGAGCACCATCATGATCATGAAGAACACTCGCATGATGAACACCTTCACAGTCATGATGATCATAAACACAATGGTGCTGATGAAGGTCATGCTCATGAGCCACTCTTGAACAAGCCAAAAGACGGGCATGGCCAGAAGAAGCAACGGAACATAAACGTGCAGGGAGCTTACCTTCATGTTCTTGGGGACTTGGTTCAAAGTATCGGTGTAATGATTGGTGGGGCCATCATATGGTACAAGCCGGAATGGAAGATAGTTGATTTGATTTGCACCCTAATATTTTCTGTTATTGTTTTGGGGACAACTTTCAAGATGATAAGGAACATACTCGATGTACTAATGGAGAGCACACCAAGGGAGATTGATGCAACAAAACTTGAGAAGGGGCTGTTGGAGATGGGAGAAGTGGTGGAAATCCATGAGCTGCATATATGGGCAATCACAGTTGGGAAAGTCCTGCTGGCTTGCCATGTGAAAATCAGACCTGAAGCAAATGCAGATATGGTGCTGGACAAAGTGATTGATTATATCAGAAGGGAGCACAACATCAGCCATGTGACTATACAAGTTGAGCGTTAA